A single window of Cryptosporangium aurantiacum DNA harbors:
- a CDS encoding DUF6069 family protein, with translation MTTTHATLPAVSPTRSMVVAGIAATAAASIATTAVAAAGRAAGISLDIAGAPIPLLGFTQLTAIFSLVGVVLAVALGRFARHPRRTFVRATVALTVLSLVPDVLVDAAPSTKILLMVTHVVAAAIVIPAIARRMSA, from the coding sequence ATGACCACCACGCACGCCACCCTCCCGGCCGTCTCCCCGACCCGCTCCATGGTCGTCGCCGGGATCGCGGCCACGGCCGCGGCGAGCATCGCCACCACCGCCGTCGCGGCGGCCGGCCGCGCCGCCGGAATCAGCCTCGACATCGCCGGTGCGCCGATCCCGCTGCTCGGGTTCACCCAGCTGACGGCGATCTTCTCGCTGGTCGGGGTGGTGCTGGCCGTCGCGCTCGGCCGCTTCGCCCGGCACCCGCGCCGCACGTTCGTCCGCGCCACCGTGGCGCTGACCGTGCTCTCGCTGGTCCCGGACGTCCTCGTGGACGCCGCTCCCAGCACCAAGATTCTGCTGATGGTCACCCACGTGGTTGCCGCCGCGATCGTCATCCCCGCCATCGCGCGACGGATGTCCGCCTGA
- a CDS encoding PQQ-binding-like beta-propeller repeat protein gives MTEISRRSALLALAGVGAVTAAGGVAWAALRDDASESGTLESIRARAWRASIGHDQFTPPVHKDGTLYCYDPQGVAYALDLRTGALRWKYATNLHPALAGPVPAGNRLIVGGATGPVADTTTGKLLALDRETGRVAWQHSLAVLPVAKPIPGTDLLGVGDQSGLISGRNIDDAREAWRIPARVSGTDNFNGIVRLEASDERLYAVYEHSALDSRTHMLTAIDEGGAVLWSVDRQWRPRKARRADPGGEPQLVTWLKPGSDGLLHVLRSPTSTDGYGVDDPSTSEELITCRADTGEVVWRLEAHRIDAPPRLVDGVIYLKAKRRASDPAEVRAIDARTGEVRWSYTSAGSVVAMLERSDQTMIAVGRDAVCAGGGFGFVVLDRDSGKELWSAPEARGYFGREPVASDDAVFVTESSNENSVVRAWQLRDGKPLRTQEGLAVSVHLLVEDNVLIATTVQAIHAYPLPLN, from the coding sequence GTGACCGAGATCTCTCGCCGATCGGCGCTGCTGGCCCTCGCCGGTGTCGGAGCGGTGACCGCCGCCGGGGGCGTTGCCTGGGCCGCGCTCCGGGACGACGCCTCCGAGTCGGGAACTCTGGAATCGATCCGCGCGCGTGCCTGGCGCGCCAGCATCGGCCACGACCAGTTCACGCCGCCGGTCCACAAGGACGGCACGCTGTACTGCTACGACCCGCAGGGCGTCGCGTACGCGCTCGATCTCCGCACCGGCGCCCTGCGGTGGAAATACGCGACGAACCTGCACCCGGCTCTCGCCGGCCCGGTTCCGGCCGGCAATCGGCTGATCGTCGGGGGCGCCACCGGCCCGGTCGCCGACACCACGACCGGCAAGCTCCTCGCCCTCGACCGCGAGACCGGCCGCGTGGCGTGGCAGCACTCACTCGCGGTTCTTCCGGTGGCAAAACCCATTCCCGGTACCGACCTGCTCGGGGTCGGCGACCAGTCCGGCCTCATTTCCGGCCGTAACATCGACGACGCACGCGAAGCCTGGCGAATTCCGGCTCGGGTCAGCGGGACGGACAACTTCAACGGGATCGTCCGGCTCGAGGCATCCGACGAACGCCTCTACGCGGTGTACGAGCACAGCGCGCTGGATTCCAGGACGCACATGCTGACCGCGATCGACGAGGGCGGGGCGGTCCTCTGGAGCGTCGATCGACAGTGGAGGCCCAGGAAGGCTCGCCGGGCCGATCCGGGCGGAGAGCCGCAACTCGTCACGTGGCTGAAGCCCGGGAGTGACGGCCTCCTGCACGTCCTTCGCTCCCCCACCAGCACGGACGGCTACGGCGTCGACGACCCGTCCACCAGCGAAGAGCTGATCACCTGCCGAGCGGATACCGGCGAGGTGGTCTGGCGGCTCGAGGCCCACCGCATCGACGCGCCCCCGAGGCTCGTCGACGGCGTCATTTATCTGAAGGCCAAGCGGCGGGCATCAGACCCGGCAGAGGTCCGCGCGATCGATGCCCGGACCGGAGAGGTGCGGTGGTCGTACACGTCGGCGGGGAGCGTCGTCGCGATGCTGGAGCGCTCCGACCAGACCATGATCGCCGTCGGGCGGGACGCGGTCTGCGCGGGCGGCGGCTTCGGTTTTGTGGTTCTCGATCGCGACTCCGGTAAGGAGCTCTGGTCCGCCCCCGAAGCGCGCGGGTACTTCGGGCGGGAACCGGTCGCGTCGGACGACGCGGTGTTCGTGACCGAGAGCAGCAATGAGAACTCGGTCGTCCGCGCCTGGCAGCTGCGCGACGGCAAACCGTTGCGCACCCAGGAAGGGCTCGCGGTCAGCGTCCACCTGCTGGTGGAGGACAACGTGTTGATCGCGACGACCGTGCAGGCGATCCACGCCTACCCGCTCCCGCTGAACTGA
- a CDS encoding FAD-dependent oxidoreductase, which yields MVIGGGTGGMCLAHGLKKAGVHVTVYERYGSRRDGLYGYRVGIDAIGSQALHDCLPPTLFDTFVATCARAPSYFNVLTEGMKHTASIPLPTDRFAVQAERSVSRSTLRQVLFTDMDDVVRYGSEFTRYETNPDGTVTAFFSDGSQATGDVLVAADGTRSAVRRQYLPHATVTDTGITAIATKTPLTAETRALLSPEVLNGLSLIFGRRGMVGMLHVMEFPWDAEGRPKDPADAALLDAWSGLQFDSSRDYVNLSVWSVHDRFPERIADRRGHDLIGAALDATTDWHPSLRRLFTLSDPDAAFALRIATSAPVPAWTPTTVTLLGDAIHTMTPGQGVGANTALWDAAVLCRELTAASEGRKDVVAAIGDYELAMLPNGTARVAASLDNNGTSAGDPLYKSGVVGRLALAGARTYFALTGKVPALRRKFLAGLRTVRAPDAA from the coding sequence ATGGTCATCGGCGGTGGCACCGGCGGGATGTGCCTGGCACACGGGCTGAAGAAGGCCGGCGTGCACGTGACGGTGTACGAGCGGTACGGATCGCGCCGCGACGGCCTCTACGGCTACCGCGTCGGCATCGACGCGATCGGCAGCCAGGCGCTGCACGACTGCCTGCCACCGACGCTGTTCGACACGTTCGTGGCGACCTGCGCGCGGGCGCCGTCGTACTTCAACGTGCTGACCGAAGGGATGAAACACACCGCGTCCATCCCGTTACCCACCGACCGGTTCGCCGTCCAGGCCGAACGCTCGGTCTCCCGGTCGACGCTCCGCCAGGTGCTGTTCACCGACATGGACGACGTGGTGCGGTACGGCAGCGAGTTCACCCGGTACGAGACAAACCCCGACGGCACCGTGACCGCGTTCTTCTCCGACGGCAGCCAGGCGACCGGCGACGTCCTCGTGGCCGCCGACGGCACCCGATCCGCGGTCCGGCGGCAGTACCTCCCGCACGCGACCGTGACCGACACCGGGATCACCGCGATCGCCACCAAGACGCCGTTGACCGCGGAAACGCGGGCATTGTTGAGCCCCGAGGTGCTCAATGGACTGTCGCTGATCTTCGGACGGCGCGGGATGGTCGGGATGCTGCACGTGATGGAGTTCCCCTGGGACGCCGAGGGACGGCCGAAGGACCCCGCCGACGCCGCGCTCCTGGACGCCTGGTCCGGGCTGCAGTTCGACAGCTCCCGCGACTACGTCAACCTCTCCGTGTGGAGCGTCCACGACCGATTCCCCGAGCGGATCGCCGACCGGCGTGGCCACGACCTGATCGGCGCTGCGCTCGACGCGACGACCGACTGGCATCCGAGCCTTCGCCGCCTTTTCACGCTCTCTGACCCCGACGCGGCGTTCGCGCTCCGGATCGCCACGTCGGCGCCGGTCCCCGCGTGGACGCCGACGACCGTCACGCTGCTCGGTGACGCCATCCACACGATGACCCCCGGCCAGGGCGTCGGCGCGAACACCGCACTGTGGGACGCCGCGGTCCTCTGCCGCGAACTCACGGCGGCCTCCGAGGGCCGCAAGGACGTCGTGGCGGCGATCGGGGACTACGAGCTGGCGATGCTGCCCAACGGCACCGCCCGGGTCGCGGCCTCCCTCGACAACAACGGCACCTCCGCCGGCGATCCGCTCTACAAGTCCGGGGTCGTCGGACGGCTGGCTCTCGCCGGCGCCCGAACTTACTTCGCGCTCACCGGCAAGGTCCCGGCGCTCCGGCGGAAGTTCCTCGCCGGCCTCCGGACCGTTCGGGCACCCGACGCCGCCTGA